Proteins from a genomic interval of Stenotrophomonas sp. WZN-1:
- the pip gene encoding prolyl aminopeptidase: protein MRTLYPAITPYDVGALKVDDRHTLYFEQCGNPDGKPVVMLHGGPGGGCSDKMRQFHDPSKYRIILFDQRGAGRSTPHADLVDNTTWDLVADIEKLREHLKVDRWQVFGGSWGSTLALAYAETHPQRVTELVLRGIFMLRRWELEWFYQEGANRLFPDAWEHYLKPIPSVERHDLISAFHRRLTSDDETTRLEAAKAWAVWEGATSFLHVDDDFINSHEDPHFALAFARIENHYFVNGGFFEVEDQLLRDAHRIAGIPGVIVHGRYDVVCPLANAWDLTKVWPKAKLEITPASGHSAFEAENVDALVRATDSFA, encoded by the coding sequence ATGCGTACGCTGTACCCCGCCATCACCCCCTATGACGTCGGCGCCCTGAAGGTCGACGACCGCCACACGCTGTACTTCGAACAGTGCGGCAACCCGGACGGCAAGCCGGTGGTGATGCTGCACGGTGGCCCGGGCGGCGGCTGCAGCGACAAGATGCGCCAGTTCCACGACCCGTCCAAGTACCGCATCATCCTGTTCGACCAGCGCGGTGCCGGTCGTTCCACGCCGCATGCCGACCTGGTGGACAACACCACCTGGGACCTCGTCGCCGACATCGAGAAGCTGCGTGAGCATCTGAAGGTTGATCGCTGGCAGGTGTTCGGCGGCAGCTGGGGTTCGACCCTGGCCCTGGCCTATGCCGAAACCCACCCGCAGCGCGTGACCGAGCTGGTCCTGCGCGGCATCTTCATGCTGCGCCGCTGGGAGCTGGAATGGTTCTACCAGGAGGGCGCCAACCGCCTGTTCCCGGATGCGTGGGAGCACTACCTGAAGCCGATTCCGTCGGTGGAACGTCATGACCTGATCTCGGCGTTCCACCGCCGCCTGACCAGCGACGACGAAACCACCCGCCTGGAAGCGGCCAAGGCGTGGGCGGTGTGGGAAGGCGCGACCAGCTTCCTGCACGTCGATGACGACTTCATCAACAGCCACGAAGACCCGCACTTCGCCCTGGCCTTTGCCCGCATCGAGAACCACTACTTCGTCAACGGTGGTTTCTTCGAGGTGGAAGACCAGCTGCTGCGCGACGCGCACCGCATCGCCGGCATCCCGGGCGTGATCGTGCATGGCCGCTACGACGTGGTCTGCCCGCTGGCCAACGCGTGGGACCTGACCAAGGTGTGGCCGAAGGCGAAGCTGGAGATCACGCCGGCCTCGGGCCATTCGGCGTTTGAAGCCGAGAACGTGGACGCGCTGGTGCGCGCCACCGATAGCTTCGCCTGA
- a CDS encoding NUDIX hydrolase, with translation MSQRNTEAPRVVYEGKYQRMLVRGTWEYSERTHAGGLAAIIIAVTPQDKVLFVEQFRVPLQAPTIEMPAGLVGDIDAGESIEVSAVRELEEETGWTADHAEVLMIGPTSSGASSEKIAFVRATGLRRIGEGGGDDSEDITVHEIPRSEAAAWLVQKMGEGYELDAKLWAGLWMIEHHLDGRPRG, from the coding sequence ATGAGCCAGCGCAACACCGAAGCCCCGCGCGTCGTCTATGAAGGCAAGTACCAGCGCATGCTGGTGCGCGGCACCTGGGAATACAGCGAACGTACCCATGCCGGTGGCCTGGCCGCGATCATCATCGCCGTCACCCCGCAGGACAAGGTGCTGTTCGTCGAGCAGTTCCGTGTACCGCTGCAGGCCCCCACCATCGAAATGCCGGCCGGTCTGGTCGGCGACATCGATGCGGGCGAATCGATTGAAGTCTCGGCCGTGCGCGAGCTGGAAGAAGAAACCGGCTGGACCGCCGACCATGCCGAAGTGCTGATGATCGGCCCGACGTCTTCCGGCGCCAGCAGCGAGAAGATCGCCTTCGTACGCGCCACCGGCCTGCGCCGGATCGGCGAAGGTGGCGGTGATGACAGCGAGGACATCACCGTGCACGAGATTCCACGCAGCGAGGCCGCGGCGTGGCTGGTGCAGAAGATGGGCGAAGGCTACGAGCTGGATGCCAAGCTGTGGGCCGGGCTGTGGATGATCGAGCACCACCTGGACGGGCGCCCGCGTGGCTGA
- a CDS encoding LysR family transcriptional regulator, which yields MDLNAVRMLVQVAEARSFTVAAGQLGLSQSGLSRAIGRLEASLGVKLLQRNTRNVALTPDGRQFVEQVSPLLAGLGDAERQLADRPCTPSGTLKISAPSMFGRKVLVPLLAPLLQQHPQLQVEAVLSDRLVDLVEEGFDAALRTGTIADQRMVARPLKPLRWVTVASPAYLARCGAPDDVAALQDHACLAVRNLRSGRLVDWQFLQDGQLREFTPPTRMVFDSGDPLVEAAIAGIGIVQVMDFAVADALADGRLQRVLQPFEGRSRALSLIYPPSRQHSPKLQVLADALLAGQW from the coding sequence ATGGACCTCAATGCAGTACGCATGCTGGTGCAGGTGGCCGAAGCCCGCAGCTTCACCGTGGCTGCCGGGCAGCTGGGCCTGAGCCAATCCGGCCTGTCGCGCGCGATTGGTCGGCTGGAGGCCAGCCTGGGAGTGAAGTTGCTGCAGCGGAACACCCGCAACGTGGCGCTCACCCCGGACGGCCGCCAATTTGTCGAACAGGTGTCGCCGCTGCTGGCCGGCCTCGGCGATGCCGAGCGGCAGTTGGCCGACCGTCCGTGCACGCCCTCAGGCACGCTGAAGATCAGCGCGCCATCGATGTTCGGGCGCAAGGTGCTGGTACCGCTGCTGGCGCCGTTGCTGCAGCAGCACCCGCAGCTGCAGGTGGAGGCCGTGCTCAGCGACCGCCTGGTGGATCTGGTGGAGGAAGGCTTCGACGCCGCCCTGCGCACCGGCACCATCGCTGATCAGCGCATGGTGGCGCGTCCATTGAAGCCACTGCGCTGGGTGACGGTGGCCAGCCCCGCCTATCTGGCCCGCTGTGGCGCACCGGACGATGTGGCCGCGCTGCAGGATCACGCGTGCCTCGCGGTGCGCAACCTGCGCAGTGGCCGGCTGGTGGACTGGCAGTTCCTGCAGGACGGGCAACTGCGCGAGTTCACGCCACCGACGCGGATGGTGTTCGACAGCGGCGATCCGCTGGTGGAAGCGGCCATCGCCGGCATCGGCATCGTGCAGGTAATGGATTTCGCGGTGGCCGATGCGTTGGCCGACGGCCGCCTGCAACGCGTGCTGCAGCCGTTTGAAGGCCGCAGCCGCGCGCTGTCGTTGATCTACCCGCCCTCGCGCCAGCACTCGCCGAAGCTGCAGGTGCTGGCCGACGCGTTGCTGGCAGGGCAGTGGTAG
- a CDS encoding LysR substrate-binding domain-containing protein, which produces MNLRDLKYLVALADHKHFGRAAASCFVSQPTLSTQIRKLEEELGLPLVERAPRKVMLTPAGQEAAARARVIVSEVEQLKEAARRSRDPEAGTVRLGIFPTLGPYLLPHVIPRIRERFPELELLLVEEKSDVLLDRLREGKLDAALLALPVIDDQLHAEFLFEEPFLLAVSGRHPLARREHLDVQELATQKLLLLEDGHCLRDQALEVCRLFGANEKSEFRATSLETLRQMVAADVGITLLPSLSVQPPVPRSNNIRLLDFTGEGRPSRRIAMIWRRSSAMNDFLMELADQFKRLPQALFTLEAVNAAGDTAALPGPALNG; this is translated from the coding sequence ATGAACCTACGTGATCTGAAGTACCTGGTAGCCCTGGCCGACCACAAGCATTTCGGCCGGGCTGCCGCCTCCTGCTTCGTCAGCCAGCCCACGCTGTCAACGCAGATCCGCAAGCTGGAAGAAGAGCTGGGCCTGCCGCTGGTGGAACGCGCACCGCGCAAGGTGATGCTGACCCCGGCCGGGCAGGAAGCGGCGGCACGGGCACGGGTGATCGTGTCCGAAGTGGAACAGCTGAAGGAAGCGGCGCGTCGCAGCCGCGATCCGGAGGCCGGTACGGTGCGCCTGGGGATCTTTCCGACCCTCGGCCCGTACCTGCTGCCGCATGTGATTCCCCGCATCCGCGAGCGCTTCCCCGAGCTGGAACTGCTGCTGGTCGAGGAAAAGAGCGACGTGCTGCTGGACCGCCTGCGCGAAGGCAAGCTCGACGCCGCGTTGCTGGCGCTGCCGGTGATCGACGACCAGCTGCATGCCGAATTCCTGTTCGAGGAACCGTTCCTGCTGGCCGTGTCCGGTCGCCACCCGCTGGCCCGCCGCGAACACCTGGACGTGCAGGAACTGGCCACGCAGAAGCTGCTGCTGCTGGAGGACGGCCATTGCCTGCGCGACCAGGCGCTGGAAGTCTGCCGCCTGTTCGGTGCCAACGAGAAGTCCGAGTTCCGCGCCACCAGCCTGGAAACGCTGCGGCAGATGGTCGCCGCCGACGTCGGCATCACCCTGCTGCCAAGCCTGTCGGTGCAGCCCCCGGTGCCGCGCTCGAACAACATCCGCCTGCTCGATTTCACCGGCGAGGGCCGTCCCAGCCGCCGCATCGCCATGATCTGGCGGCGCAGCTCGGCCATGAACGACTTCCTGATGGAGCTGGCCGACCAGTTCAAGCGCCTGCCACAGGCGCTGTTCACCCTGGAGGCGGTCAACGCCGCCGGCGACACTGCCGCCCTGCCCGGCCCCGCGCTGAACGGCTGA
- a CDS encoding nitroreductase has translation MPDPAALLALDARRSVPSRQLGEPGPDPATLQRMLASAVRVPDHGKRVPFRFLKIAGDARHTLGDFLAERSRQRDPHAGEAVFEKDRQRFSHAPLVIVVVASPRPDPKVPEQEQLMTAGCVCFALLQAAQALGFGAQWLTAWMAFDPVVQAHLGLVDGERIAGFIHIGTPRADVPERERPDPAALLRDWTPPA, from the coding sequence ATGCCCGACCCCGCTGCCCTGCTTGCACTGGATGCCCGCCGCTCGGTGCCCTCGCGGCAACTGGGCGAGCCCGGACCGGACCCGGCCACCCTGCAGCGGATGCTGGCCTCGGCGGTGCGCGTGCCCGACCATGGCAAGCGCGTGCCGTTCCGCTTCCTGAAAATCGCCGGCGATGCACGTCACACTCTGGGCGACTTCCTGGCTGAACGCAGCCGCCAGCGCGACCCCCATGCCGGCGAGGCCGTGTTCGAAAAGGACCGCCAGCGTTTCAGCCACGCCCCGCTGGTGATCGTGGTGGTCGCCAGCCCGCGTCCGGACCCGAAGGTGCCCGAACAGGAACAGCTGATGACCGCCGGCTGCGTCTGCTTCGCCCTGCTGCAGGCCGCGCAGGCGCTGGGCTTCGGCGCGCAGTGGCTGACTGCCTGGATGGCCTTCGATCCGGTCGTGCAGGCCCATCTGGGCCTGGTCGACGGCGAACGCATTGCCGGCTTCATCCACATCGGTACGCCCAGGGCCGACGTGCCCGAGCGCGAGCGCCCCGACCCGGCGGCCCTGCTGCGGGACTGGACGCCGCCGGCATGA
- the ahpF gene encoding alkyl hydroperoxide reductase subunit F — protein sequence MLDANLQSQLKTYLERVTRPIQITAHADDGAKSQEMLELLQTLDSLSDKITLQVLRDGQGRVPSFDLGTPGQDIHLTFAGLPMGHEFTSLVLALLQVGGHPSKATAELIEQVQNLEGDYKFETYFSLSCQNCPDVVQALNLAAVLNPRIQHVAIDGALFQEEVEQREIMSVPTVYLNGEVFDQGRMTLEQIVAKLDTNASKRDAEKIAAKDAFDVLVVGGGPAGAAAAIYAARKGIRTGIAAERFGGQVLDTMAIENFISVKETEGPKLATALEQHVREYEVDIMNLQRASALVPAGEDGLVQVQLENGAVLKSRSVILSTGARWRQMNVPGEDQYRNKGVAYCPHCDGPLFKGKRVAVIGGGNSGVEAAIDLAGIVSHVTLLEFDSSLRADEVLQKKLRSLANVTVLTSAQTTEVLGDGSRVTGLVYKDRVGGDAHRVELEGIFVQIGLLPNTEWLKDVVALSPRGEVVIDDRGQTNLPGVFAAGDCTTVPYKQIIIAMGAGSTAALSAFDHLIRSSVSNSSGAVAEAA from the coding sequence ATGTTGGACGCCAACCTGCAGTCGCAGCTGAAGACCTATCTGGAGCGCGTGACCCGCCCGATCCAGATCACCGCGCACGCCGATGACGGCGCCAAGTCGCAGGAAATGCTGGAACTGCTGCAGACCCTGGACAGCCTGTCGGACAAGATCACGCTGCAGGTCCTGCGCGATGGCCAGGGCCGCGTGCCGTCCTTCGACCTGGGCACGCCGGGCCAGGACATCCACCTGACCTTCGCCGGCCTGCCGATGGGCCACGAGTTCACTTCGCTGGTGCTCGCGCTGCTGCAGGTCGGCGGCCACCCGTCCAAGGCCACCGCCGAGCTGATCGAGCAGGTGCAGAACCTGGAGGGTGACTACAAGTTCGAAACCTACTTCTCGCTGTCCTGCCAGAACTGCCCGGACGTGGTGCAGGCGCTGAACCTCGCCGCGGTGCTCAACCCGCGCATCCAGCACGTGGCCATCGACGGCGCCCTGTTCCAGGAGGAAGTCGAGCAGCGCGAGATCATGTCGGTGCCGACCGTGTACCTCAACGGTGAAGTGTTCGACCAAGGCCGCATGACCCTGGAGCAGATCGTGGCCAAGCTGGACACCAATGCCAGCAAGCGCGATGCCGAGAAGATCGCCGCCAAGGACGCCTTCGACGTGCTGGTGGTCGGCGGTGGCCCGGCTGGCGCGGCAGCGGCGATCTATGCCGCGCGCAAGGGCATCCGCACCGGCATCGCCGCCGAGCGTTTCGGTGGCCAGGTGCTGGACACGATGGCGATCGAGAACTTCATTTCAGTGAAGGAGACCGAAGGCCCGAAGCTGGCCACCGCGCTGGAACAGCACGTGCGCGAGTACGAGGTGGACATCATGAACCTGCAGCGCGCCAGCGCGCTGGTGCCGGCCGGTGAAGACGGCCTGGTGCAGGTGCAGCTGGAAAACGGCGCGGTGCTGAAGTCGCGCTCGGTGATCCTGTCCACCGGCGCGCGCTGGCGGCAGATGAACGTGCCCGGCGAAGACCAGTACCGCAACAAGGGCGTGGCCTATTGCCCGCACTGCGATGGCCCGTTGTTCAAGGGCAAGCGTGTGGCGGTGATCGGCGGCGGCAACTCCGGCGTGGAGGCGGCCATCGATCTGGCTGGCATCGTGTCGCATGTAACCCTGCTGGAATTCGATTCCAGCCTGCGCGCCGATGAAGTGCTGCAGAAAAAGCTGCGCAGCCTGGCCAACGTCACCGTGCTGACCAGCGCACAGACCACCGAGGTGCTGGGCGACGGCAGCCGCGTCACCGGCCTGGTCTACAAGGACCGCGTCGGCGGCGATGCCCACCGCGTCGAGCTGGAAGGCATCTTCGTGCAGATCGGCCTGCTGCCCAACACCGAGTGGCTGAAGGATGTGGTGGCGCTTTCGCCGCGTGGCGAGGTGGTCATCGATGACCGCGGCCAGACCAACCTGCCGGGTGTATTCGCTGCTGGCGATTGCACGACGGTGCCCTACAAGCAGATCATCATCGCCATGGGCGCCGGCTCGACCGCCGCACTGAGCGCGTTCGACCACCTGATCCGCTCGTCGGTAAGCAACAGCAGCGGTGCCGTTGCTGAAGCGGCCTGA
- the ahpC gene encoding alkyl hydroperoxide reductase subunit C, translating into MSLINTQIQPFEANAYLNGEFIKVSDSTLKGQWSVLIFMPAAFTFNCPTEIEDAADHYAEFKKAGAEVYIVTTDTHFSHKVWHETSPAVGKAQFPLVGDPTHQLTNAFGVHIPEEGLALRGTFIINPEGVIKTLEIHSNEIARDVSETLRKLKAAQFTAANPNQVCPAKWKEGEKTLTPSLDLVGKI; encoded by the coding sequence ATGTCCCTGATCAACACCCAGATCCAGCCGTTCGAAGCCAATGCTTACCTGAATGGCGAGTTCATCAAGGTTTCCGACAGCACCCTGAAGGGCCAGTGGTCGGTCCTGATCTTCATGCCGGCCGCCTTCACCTTCAACTGCCCGACCGAGATCGAAGACGCCGCTGACCATTACGCCGAGTTCAAGAAGGCCGGCGCCGAGGTCTACATCGTCACCACCGACACCCACTTCTCGCACAAGGTGTGGCACGAAACCTCGCCGGCTGTCGGCAAGGCCCAGTTCCCGCTGGTCGGCGACCCGACCCACCAGCTGACCAACGCCTTCGGCGTGCACATTCCGGAAGAAGGCCTGGCCCTGCGCGGCACCTTCATCATCAACCCGGAAGGCGTGATCAAGACCCTGGAGATCCACTCCAACGAGATCGCCCGTGACGTCTCCGAGACCCTGCGCAAGCTGAAGGCTGCCCAGTTCACCGCCGCCAACCCGAACCAGGTTTGCCCGGCCAAGTGGAAGGAAGGCGAGAAGACCCTGACCCCGTCGCTGGACCTGGTCGGCAAGATCTAA
- the prmC gene encoding peptide chain release factor N(5)-glutamine methyltransferase: MSLQPESSLRQVVAEASARLGGVDARHEAELLLLHVLDRPRSWLFAHATDPLDVADHAAFEALLARRVAGEPVAYLTGRRGFWTLDLEVDPATLIPRPETELLVELALDRLPQGHALQLADLGTGSGAIALALASERPQAQVLATDASPGALAVAARNAARHELGNVRFAEGGHDWYAPLQGARFDLIASNPPYIASDDPHLARGDLRFEPATALASGVDGLDDIRRIVDGGKAHLLPGGWLLIEHGWDQGAAIRVLFDTAGFAEVQTVQDLEQRDRITLGRRPA; encoded by the coding sequence ATGTCTCTGCAACCCGAATCCTCCCTGCGCCAGGTCGTGGCCGAGGCCAGTGCCCGCCTCGGCGGCGTCGACGCCCGCCACGAGGCCGAACTGCTGTTGCTGCACGTGCTGGACCGCCCTCGCAGCTGGCTGTTCGCACATGCCACCGATCCGCTCGACGTCGCCGACCACGCCGCCTTCGAAGCGCTGTTGGCCCGCCGCGTGGCCGGCGAGCCGGTGGCCTACCTGACTGGCCGCCGCGGTTTCTGGACGCTGGACCTGGAGGTCGACCCGGCCACGCTGATCCCGCGCCCGGAAACCGAACTGCTGGTGGAGCTCGCGCTGGATCGCCTGCCGCAGGGCCACGCACTGCAGCTGGCCGACCTGGGCACCGGCAGTGGCGCGATTGCGCTGGCCCTGGCCAGCGAACGGCCGCAGGCGCAGGTGCTGGCCACCGATGCCAGCCCCGGCGCGCTGGCCGTGGCCGCGCGCAATGCTGCGCGCCATGAACTGGGCAACGTCCGCTTCGCAGAGGGCGGGCACGACTGGTATGCGCCGCTGCAGGGTGCGCGCTTCGACCTGATCGCCAGCAACCCGCCGTACATCGCCAGCGACGACCCGCACCTGGCACGGGGCGACCTGCGCTTCGAACCGGCCACCGCGCTGGCCTCCGGCGTGGATGGCCTGGATGACATCCGCCGCATCGTCGACGGTGGCAAGGCCCATCTGCTGCCCGGCGGTTGGCTGCTGATCGAGCACGGTTGGGACCAGGGCGCGGCGATCCGCGTGCTGTTCGACACCGCGGGTTTTGCGGAGGTGCAGACCGTGCAGGACCTGGAGCAGCGCGACCGGATCACCCTGGGTCGGCGTCCGGCCTAG
- a CDS encoding N-formylglutamate amidohydrolase, protein MADADLHALPALLGADDPAIYTLHRPQGASPYLLLADHAGQQVPRALGGLGLAQAELDRHIGWDIGIAGTTRALAERLDAWAIEQTYSRLLIDCNRPLASPTLIPGVSDHTVVPGNAGLSAAQRQQRINAIHAPYHARIDAELDARREAGRPTLLVMMHSFTPVMSGMQRPWHAGVLYHQDTRFAHALLQALRDEGDLVVGDNEPYSVSSTSDYAVPVHGEGRGLVHVELEIRQDLIADAAGQQAWAERLARIFSALQPQLLALA, encoded by the coding sequence GTGGCTGACGCCGACCTGCACGCACTGCCGGCGCTGCTGGGCGCCGACGACCCGGCGATCTACACCCTCCACCGGCCGCAGGGCGCCTCGCCGTACCTGCTGCTGGCCGATCACGCCGGCCAGCAGGTGCCGCGTGCACTGGGCGGGCTTGGCCTGGCACAGGCCGAACTCGACCGCCACATCGGCTGGGACATCGGCATTGCCGGCACCACCCGCGCACTGGCCGAACGGCTCGATGCCTGGGCGATCGAACAGACCTACTCGCGGCTGCTGATCGACTGCAACCGCCCGCTGGCCTCGCCCACACTGATCCCGGGAGTGAGCGACCACACCGTGGTGCCGGGCAATGCCGGGTTGTCGGCGGCGCAGCGGCAGCAGCGCATCAATGCGATCCACGCGCCGTACCACGCACGCATCGACGCGGAACTGGATGCACGCCGTGAAGCCGGCCGCCCCACCCTGCTGGTGATGATGCACAGCTTCACCCCGGTCATGAGCGGCATGCAGCGGCCGTGGCATGCCGGCGTGCTGTACCACCAGGACACACGCTTTGCGCACGCACTGCTGCAGGCACTGCGCGACGAAGGCGACCTGGTGGTGGGTGACAACGAACCGTATTCGGTCAGCAGTACCAGCGACTACGCGGTGCCGGTGCATGGCGAAGGGCGCGGCCTGGTGCATGTGGAACTGGAAATCCGCCAGGACCTGATCGCCGATGCCGCCGGGCAGCAGGCATGGGCTGAGCGGCTGGCGCGGATCTTCAGCGCATTGCAGCCGCAGTTGCTGGCCTTGGCATGA
- a CDS encoding 5'-3' exonuclease H3TH domain-containing protein, translating into MTLPAPPPSLYLVDASIYVFRAWHSLPDQFQDAQGWPTNAVHGFARFLLDLLERERPLHIAIAFDEALDSGFRHRLYPAYKANRDPAPEALKRQFVHCKALCAALGLAVLAHHEYEADDLIGSALHVHRGSHRGVIISADKDLSQLLLDHDEQWDYARNQRWDVAGVKARHGVHAHQIADYLALCGDAVDNIPGVSGVGSKSAAVLLAHFGSMDALYERLDEVPFLRLRGAAQMAVRLREQREHAQLWRQLTTIALDAPLEGSQPGLLRQAADPELLGGLCQTLRFGPMTRRRLFDAAGVADPLPTPSFSNSGEPA; encoded by the coding sequence ATGACCCTGCCGGCTCCGCCGCCGTCGCTGTACCTGGTCGACGCCAGCATCTACGTGTTCCGCGCCTGGCACTCGCTGCCGGACCAGTTCCAGGACGCCCAGGGCTGGCCGACCAATGCGGTGCACGGCTTCGCCCGCTTCCTGCTGGACCTGCTGGAGCGCGAGCGCCCGCTGCATATCGCCATCGCCTTTGACGAAGCGCTCGACAGCGGCTTCCGCCATCGGCTGTATCCGGCCTACAAGGCCAATCGTGATCCGGCTCCGGAAGCGCTCAAGCGCCAGTTCGTGCACTGCAAGGCCCTGTGCGCGGCGTTGGGCCTTGCCGTCCTGGCCCACCACGAATACGAGGCCGACGACCTGATCGGCAGCGCCCTGCACGTGCACCGCGGCAGCCATCGCGGAGTGATCATCTCCGCCGACAAGGACCTGTCGCAGCTGCTGCTCGACCACGACGAGCAGTGGGACTACGCCCGCAACCAGCGCTGGGACGTGGCCGGCGTGAAGGCACGGCACGGCGTGCACGCGCACCAGATTGCCGACTACCTGGCGCTGTGCGGCGATGCGGTGGACAACATTCCCGGTGTCAGTGGTGTTGGCAGCAAGTCCGCCGCCGTGCTGCTGGCCCACTTCGGCAGCATGGATGCGCTGTACGAACGGCTGGACGAAGTGCCGTTCCTGCGCCTGCGTGGCGCTGCGCAGATGGCAGTGCGCCTGCGCGAACAGCGCGAGCACGCCCAGCTCTGGCGCCAGCTGACCACCATCGCGCTGGACGCGCCGCTGGAGGGCAGCCAGCCCGGGCTGCTGCGCCAGGCGGCCGACCCGGAGCTGCTCGGTGGCCTGTGCCAGACCCTGCGCTTCGGCCCGATGACCCGCCGCCGGCTGTTCGATGCCGCCGGTGTGGCCGACCCTCTTCCCACTCCATCCTTTTCCAATTCCGGCGAGCCCGCATGA
- a CDS encoding MFS transporter, with protein MPSLKYPRWALTLLATAQLIIALDATIIFVALHDMGRALQINAQQLQWVVSAYTVAFGGSLLLGGRAADLIGRRRFYRLGMLLFALASLLGALAPNATLLIIARAAQGIGAALLFPATLALINTLYAEGPVRNRALAIWSMASAVGLALGTLLGGVLTQAFGWPAVLAVIVPLATACAVAAGAWLPADGPRVQGRSFDLAGCLTVTAGGSLLVTTLVQGPEWGWTARATLICLLLSAVLLTVFVQIEKRSRDPLMQFALLRLPGLRAALGLTFAFMSSYGVQYYFLALYFQDGYGWSPLQAGMAFLLPTVVCTSGIRIAERMLRRRSPRQVLAWGFAAGAIGITAVALAMPHGASYWPLLPGIVVLSVGQGMSWTAMWIVAGQGVPGPQQGVASGMAATAQQIGGALGLAVLVMVANASRGTQVATSPDALQGMVNAQYGAALFATFGVVIALGLHPAPVDSAATACLGNDA; from the coding sequence ATGCCTTCCCTCAAATACCCGCGCTGGGCGCTGACCCTGCTGGCCACCGCACAGCTGATCATCGCCCTGGATGCCACCATCATTTTCGTCGCCCTGCATGACATGGGGCGCGCGCTGCAGATCAACGCGCAGCAGTTGCAGTGGGTGGTCAGTGCCTACACCGTGGCGTTCGGCGGCAGCCTGTTGCTGGGCGGCCGTGCCGCCGACCTGATCGGCCGCCGCCGCTTCTACCGGCTGGGCATGCTGCTGTTCGCGCTGGCGTCGCTGCTCGGCGCGCTGGCACCGAATGCCACCCTGCTGATCATCGCGCGCGCGGCGCAGGGTATCGGCGCCGCGTTGCTGTTCCCGGCCACGCTGGCGCTGATCAACACGTTGTATGCGGAAGGCCCGGTGCGTAACCGCGCGCTGGCGATCTGGAGCATGGCCAGCGCGGTCGGCCTGGCGCTGGGCACGCTGCTCGGTGGCGTGCTGACCCAGGCGTTCGGCTGGCCGGCGGTGCTGGCGGTGATCGTGCCCTTGGCCACGGCGTGTGCGGTCGCAGCCGGTGCATGGTTGCCGGCCGATGGCCCGCGCGTGCAGGGCCGTTCCTTCGATCTGGCCGGTTGCCTTACCGTCACCGCCGGCGGCAGCCTGCTGGTTACCACCCTGGTGCAGGGCCCGGAGTGGGGTTGGACTGCGCGGGCCACGCTCATCTGCCTGCTGCTTTCAGCCGTACTGTTGACGGTGTTCGTACAGATCGAAAAGCGCAGCCGTGACCCGCTGATGCAGTTCGCGCTGCTGCGCCTGCCCGGCCTGCGCGCGGCACTCGGCCTGACCTTCGCCTTCATGAGCAGCTATGGCGTGCAGTACTACTTCCTGGCGCTCTACTTCCAGGATGGTTATGGCTGGAGCCCGCTGCAGGCCGGCATGGCCTTCCTGCTGCCGACAGTGGTGTGCACCTCCGGCATCCGCATTGCCGAACGCATGCTGCGGCGCCGTTCGCCACGGCAGGTGCTGGCCTGGGGCTTCGCGGCCGGTGCCATCGGCATCACCGCGGTGGCGCTGGCGATGCCGCATGGCGCCAGCTACTGGCCGCTGCTGCCGGGCATCGTGGTGCTCAGCGTGGGCCAGGGCATGAGCTGGACGGCGATGTGGATCGTGGCCGGGCAGGGCGTGCCGGGGCCGCAACAGGGAGTGGCGTCCGGCATGGCCGCCACCGCACAACAGATCGGTGGCGCGTTGGGACTGGCGGTACTGGTGATGGTGGCCAACGCCTCGCGCGGCACGCAGGTGGCAACCAGCCCTGATGCGCTGCAGGGCATGGTCAATGCGCAGTACGGCGCCGCGCTGTTCGCCACGTTCGGCGTGGTCATCGCGCTGGGCCTGCACCCGGCGCCGGTAGACTCGGCAGCGACTGCCTGCCTGGGCAACGACGCATGA